One Vallitalea pronyensis genomic region harbors:
- a CDS encoding carbohydrate ABC transporter permease — protein MGKTKKIIIEILAVIVGIIYLSPVYIMVVNAFKNRAEMYESVLSLPSTISFEYFRTAMSKMSYLNAFMNSLFVTVISIGIIVVLSSMTAWMLVRTKHVISKVIFFTFIATMLIPFQAVMMPLMQVMGFVTNNTFLSMLNTRFGLIYMYVGFGSSMAVFLFHGFIKSIPTSLEEAATIDGCNKWKTFWKIIFPVLKPTTVTVIILDLIWIWNDFLLPSLVLSDKGLRTIPLSTFYFFGEFTIQWNLAMAGLVLTIIPVIIFYMLAQKHIIKGVTAGAIK, from the coding sequence ATGGGTAAAACAAAAAAAATAATCATTGAAATCTTGGCTGTTATCGTAGGTATTATTTACCTATCACCCGTATACATTATGGTTGTTAATGCCTTTAAGAATCGAGCTGAAATGTATGAAAGTGTATTAAGTCTACCCAGTACAATTAGTTTTGAGTATTTTAGAACAGCCATGAGTAAGATGAGTTATCTGAATGCATTTATGAATTCACTTTTTGTAACGGTTATCAGTATTGGTATTATTGTGGTTTTGTCATCCATGACAGCATGGATGCTCGTTCGTACAAAGCATGTGATCAGTAAAGTTATCTTCTTTACATTTATTGCAACCATGCTTATTCCTTTTCAAGCGGTTATGATGCCACTCATGCAGGTCATGGGGTTTGTGACCAACAATACGTTCCTAAGTATGTTAAATACACGATTTGGCCTGATTTATATGTATGTGGGATTTGGTTCCAGTATGGCCGTTTTCCTATTCCATGGCTTCATTAAGAGTATTCCGACTTCTCTTGAGGAAGCAGCCACCATTGACGGCTGTAATAAATGGAAAACATTCTGGAAGATTATTTTTCCAGTGCTGAAACCAACAACGGTTACGGTTATTATTCTTGACTTGATATGGATATGGAATGACTTCTTACTCCCATCACTTGTCTTATCTGATAAGGGACTTAGAACCATACCCCTATCAACGTTCTATTTCTTTGGGGAGTTTACCATCCAATGGAATTTAGCCATGGCAGGTCTAGTATTAACCATTATCCCTGTTATTATCTTCTATATGCTTGCGCAAAAGCACATTATAAAAGGGGTAACAGCTGGAGCTATCAAGTAA
- a CDS encoding 4Fe-4S binding protein, protein MKKNHRKSHMGWSYIIIITFFILGIIDLRFGILGTVCMGAPIYHALRGRGKVHCSKYCPRGSFLGKFLAKISLGHTLPKWLRTKKAKNIILAIMLTVFTSVLTYAIVSHGFHFSVIAKVFYRFMLSSFIVGVVIGVVFKPRSWCQICPMGHGSGLIKQAQDKKNKEQALKLKGVKTVCDASQ, encoded by the coding sequence ATGAAAAAAAATCATCGGAAAAGCCATATGGGCTGGAGTTATATCATTATCATTACTTTTTTTATACTTGGTATCATTGACCTTCGATTTGGTATTCTTGGAACCGTATGTATGGGCGCCCCTATCTATCATGCCCTTCGTGGTAGAGGTAAAGTCCATTGTTCAAAATATTGCCCAAGAGGTTCATTTTTAGGTAAATTCTTAGCTAAAATATCATTAGGTCATACTTTACCCAAATGGCTACGAACAAAAAAAGCTAAAAATATTATCCTAGCGATTATGTTAACGGTATTTACATCGGTTTTAACCTATGCTATCGTCAGCCATGGTTTTCATTTTTCCGTTATAGCTAAGGTTTTCTACCGCTTTATGCTATCATCCTTTATTGTAGGTGTTGTCATCGGTGTCGTTTTCAAACCCAGAAGCTGGTGCCAGATATGCCCTATGGGCCATGGTTCGGGATTAATTAAACAAGCTCAAGATAAGAAGAATAAGGAACAGGCATTAAAACTAAAAGGTGTGAAGACCGTATGTGATGCAAGTCAATAG
- a CDS encoding carbohydrate ABC transporter permease: MKKSNKKMWFAIFTFPTIFIFLTVVVIPFIMGIFYSFFEWDGIVLHEKKFVGFGNYIKMFSDTRLGDSIWLTIIYTLIAGLIINVLGLALALLVTQKLRVKNTLRTMFFMPNLIGGLILGFIWRFIFMEVFKQIGEVTGFDAVFFNWVLDERFALLAIVVVSTWQMAGYIMIIYITGIQSIPGELLEAAKVDGAGYFQRLKAIMFPLLAPAFTISLFLSLSNSFKIYDVNLSLTQGGPFNSTEMFAMNVYNEIFSYKNFGYGQSKAVVFFFFVALITLVQVYFSKKREVEM, translated from the coding sequence ATGAAAAAAAGTAATAAAAAGATGTGGTTTGCTATTTTTACATTCCCAACGATATTTATCTTCCTAACAGTTGTTGTTATTCCTTTTATTATGGGTATATTCTATTCTTTTTTTGAATGGGATGGCATTGTACTCCATGAAAAGAAGTTTGTTGGGTTTGGCAATTATATCAAGATGTTTTCAGATACCCGATTAGGCGATTCCATATGGCTGACCATTATCTATACGTTGATAGCAGGTTTGATTATTAATGTATTAGGTCTAGCTTTAGCATTGTTAGTGACCCAGAAGTTAAGGGTTAAAAATACCTTAAGAACCATGTTCTTTATGCCCAACTTAATCGGTGGTCTTATTTTAGGATTTATCTGGCGCTTTATATTCATGGAAGTGTTTAAACAGATTGGTGAAGTGACTGGATTTGATGCCGTATTTTTCAACTGGGTGTTAGATGAGCGATTTGCTCTATTAGCCATTGTGGTGGTAAGTACTTGGCAGATGGCAGGGTACATTATGATTATCTACATCACAGGTATCCAGAGCATTCCTGGTGAATTACTTGAAGCAGCTAAAGTAGATGGCGCAGGCTATTTCCAACGGTTAAAAGCCATCATGTTCCCACTGCTTGCACCAGCTTTTACCATTAGTTTGTTTTTAAGCCTATCCAACTCTTTTAAGATATACGATGTTAACCTATCCTTAACCCAAGGGGGACCCTTTAATTCCACAGAAATGTTCGCCATGAACGTTTATAATGAGATTTTTAGTTATAAAAACTTTGGCTATGGCCAGTCCAAGGCTGTTGTCTTCTTTTTCTTTGTTGCTTTGATCACATTGGTTCAAGTTTATTTTAGTAAGAAAAGGGAGGTGGAAATGTAA
- a CDS encoding sensor domain-containing diguanylate cyclase codes for MPKKIRSHVNIKVVLRSLILIFVVFVISSIIMYQRTYEKFETNLSKEIALQSQLVNHAIFDYFDHNRLTVDLLAFNEDITVYLQEVKTREDMYQHPLYKKIQRMLKKIAASNKYASSYLWIAHEEANFYFGYNSYNDLSTYDIKTRPWREEALNSKDTVLTEPYNDYGSHQQVLSAVKTIRDGEKIIGFIGIDMKLINLPEIMQSYVLGENGINFLVNYGNDYIYSPAGSWDDDFQKSLMEKVDHKRKYPKRLQQITHEGKPYFVYYNQLEINNWGIIQLIDKHEFTDGLYNFLRLIWVIFFVAGLLLLGIIIKEGVSHKLLENTLRNQARTDALTGSNNRGYFMELALDKFHVAKLENRPYNFFMIDIDYFKSVNDNYGHHVGDIVLENMAKLSVHSLGEHAIFGRLGGEEFAAVILDIDKEAALLAAERLRKQISEMDIITECGNININVSIGLTWMTEDDQELEDILKRADQAMYEAKRSGRNKVKLK; via the coding sequence ATGCCCAAGAAAATTAGAAGTCATGTCAACATAAAAGTGGTTTTACGAAGCTTAATACTCATATTTGTTGTATTTGTTATCTCTTCTATTATCATGTATCAAAGAACATATGAAAAATTCGAAACCAACTTATCTAAAGAAATAGCATTACAATCACAGCTTGTTAATCATGCTATTTTTGATTATTTTGATCATAATCGATTAACGGTAGACCTATTAGCATTCAATGAGGATATCACCGTTTATTTACAAGAGGTTAAAACAAGAGAAGACATGTACCAACACCCCCTGTATAAAAAAATTCAGCGGATGCTAAAAAAAATAGCAGCTTCTAATAAGTATGCATCATCCTATTTATGGATTGCACATGAAGAAGCTAATTTTTATTTTGGTTATAATAGCTACAACGATTTGAGTACATATGATATAAAAACAAGACCTTGGCGAGAGGAAGCCCTTAACTCCAAGGATACAGTCTTAACAGAGCCTTACAACGATTACGGCTCACACCAGCAGGTATTATCAGCTGTTAAGACCATAAGAGATGGTGAAAAAATTATTGGGTTTATTGGTATAGATATGAAATTAATCAATCTACCAGAGATCATGCAGAGTTATGTTTTAGGGGAAAACGGTATTAATTTCTTAGTCAATTATGGCAATGATTACATTTACTCACCAGCAGGGTCATGGGATGATGACTTTCAAAAGTCTTTAATGGAGAAAGTTGATCATAAACGGAAATATCCAAAGAGACTTCAGCAAATTACCCATGAAGGAAAACCCTATTTTGTTTACTATAATCAATTGGAAATAAATAACTGGGGTATTATTCAATTAATTGACAAGCATGAATTTACAGATGGTCTTTATAATTTTTTGAGACTTATCTGGGTGATATTCTTTGTTGCTGGGCTATTGCTATTAGGTATCATCATTAAAGAAGGTGTATCCCATAAATTATTAGAAAATACGCTCCGCAACCAAGCAAGAACCGATGCACTTACAGGCTCTAATAACCGAGGCTACTTTATGGAACTCGCATTGGATAAGTTTCATGTAGCTAAATTGGAAAACAGACCATATAATTTCTTCATGATTGATATTGATTATTTTAAAAGTGTCAATGATAATTATGGTCATCATGTAGGGGATATTGTTCTCGAAAACATGGCGAAATTAAGTGTCCATTCCTTAGGTGAACATGCTATCTTTGGACGTCTTGGTGGTGAAGAATTTGCTGCTGTTATTCTGGATATTGATAAAGAGGCAGCGCTTCTGGCAGCAGAGAGACTTAGAAAACAAATATCGGAAATGGATATTATCACAGAATGTGGCAATATTAATATCAATGTGAGTATCGGCTTAACTTGGATGACAGAAGATGACCAAGAACTTGAAGATATCCTTAAGCGAGCAGACCAAGCCATGTATGAAGCCAAACGAAGTGGTCGAAACAAAGTGAAATTAAAATAG
- a CDS encoding LacI family DNA-binding transcriptional regulator, translated as MVSIKDVAKKAKVSISTVSNALNGRANVSEETRQRIIDIANDMNYYPNTMARNLKVKKTKTIAFCFSQFDRNFYFQIIKGINDCVINHGYDLIICAHHSIEKFLRNGFVDGALVNDKNVSDELILSTASKDLPIVLLDRELKGQHIYPVVVNNYLAMEQLVKELIMKGYKKFSYVSGIESTQDNIERFEGMRDTLRDHNITFLQKHYYHGDFTEISGYQAARLMMISKDIPEVVICANDDMAIGVVKAFKEMGINIPEDVSVVGFDDIELSSILEPHITTISVPKYEWGIYAATILFRVLDGERHVVPNKIIAQTKWRQTTR; from the coding sequence ATGGTAAGTATCAAAGATGTGGCAAAAAAAGCCAAGGTGTCCATATCAACGGTTTCTAATGCTTTAAACGGCAGAGCTAATGTAAGTGAGGAAACACGGCAGCGAATTATTGACATAGCCAACGACATGAATTATTATCCCAACACCATGGCAAGAAATCTGAAAGTAAAAAAGACAAAAACAATTGCCTTTTGTTTTAGTCAATTTGACCGAAATTTTTATTTCCAAATCATCAAAGGCATCAATGATTGTGTCATTAATCATGGGTATGATTTAATCATCTGTGCTCATCATTCCATTGAAAAGTTCTTACGTAATGGTTTTGTTGATGGGGCATTGGTCAATGACAAAAATGTATCCGATGAATTGATTTTATCAACAGCAAGTAAAGATTTACCCATTGTTTTACTAGACCGTGAATTAAAAGGTCAACATATCTATCCTGTGGTGGTCAATAATTATCTGGCCATGGAGCAACTTGTAAAAGAGCTTATTATGAAGGGCTACAAAAAGTTCTCCTACGTATCCGGCATTGAAAGTACACAGGATAATATTGAACGGTTTGAAGGTATGCGTGATACCTTAAGAGATCACAACATTACTTTTTTACAAAAACATTATTATCATGGTGATTTTACAGAAATTAGTGGCTATCAAGCAGCAAGACTTATGATGATCAGCAAAGATATACCAGAAGTGGTCATATGTGCTAATGATGACATGGCGATAGGTGTTGTCAAGGCTTTCAAGGAAATGGGTATAAATATCCCAGAGGATGTCAGTGTTGTAGGTTTTGATGATATTGAGTTATCAAGTATATTAGAACCCCATATCACAACCATATCCGTTCCCAAGTATGAATGGGGCATCTATGCAGCAACCATTCTGTTTCGTGTCCTGGATGGTGAAAGGCATGTGGTACCAAATAAAATCATTGCCCAAACAAAGTGGCGTCAAACAACCAGGTAA
- a CDS encoding ABC transporter substrate-binding protein — protein MIKKISVLLLVVAVLSTTMIGCQSKKDKDVTITVFQSKVEITEQLEKLAKEYTDMTDGVKVEVWGTSGDDYATQLQTKLGAGQGPTILSPGVGTTAESISGYLYDLSNEDFVKHIAPGMEVKSKDGKLIGVPYGVEGYGFVYNKSLVDASQMTDFASFESTVKALKESGVQPVSLSSESYFLIAHILNVPFALQDDPEGFIASLNDGSKKMSEDPVFEEWATFMEVIRAEGTNPLEVQYDVQTGDFATAKTAMIHQGNWAYVMFTDYNVDFEMGILPMPVKGNDKISVGIPNSWGVNAGASDEEIEAGLAFLNWLFTSEEGISYIIDAFGFIPAMTNMKTDSLDPLGKDVAHYTAEGKTLPWMFSLWPDGVINNDFFPATQKFFSDKDMTGSELLNMLDAAWEKAAQ, from the coding sequence ATGATAAAAAAAATCAGTGTATTGTTATTAGTAGTAGCAGTTCTATCCACAACGATGATAGGTTGTCAGTCTAAAAAAGATAAAGATGTTACCATAACAGTTTTCCAATCAAAGGTGGAGATTACGGAACAGCTTGAAAAATTAGCCAAAGAGTATACGGATATGACCGATGGCGTGAAAGTAGAAGTATGGGGTACATCAGGTGATGATTATGCAACACAGCTTCAGACAAAGCTTGGTGCTGGTCAAGGACCAACCATTCTTTCTCCTGGTGTAGGTACTACCGCAGAGAGTATTAGTGGTTACCTGTATGATCTTTCCAATGAAGATTTCGTGAAACATATTGCACCTGGTATGGAAGTTAAGAGCAAAGATGGTAAATTAATTGGGGTACCCTATGGCGTAGAAGGTTATGGTTTTGTGTATAACAAATCATTAGTGGATGCTTCACAGATGACAGATTTTGCTTCATTTGAAAGCACTGTTAAAGCCTTAAAAGAATCAGGTGTGCAACCAGTTAGTTTATCCAGTGAATCCTATTTCTTGATTGCGCATATTCTCAATGTACCTTTTGCACTTCAAGATGACCCAGAGGGATTCATTGCAAGCTTGAACGATGGCAGTAAAAAAATGAGTGAGGATCCAGTTTTTGAAGAATGGGCTACCTTCATGGAAGTGATTCGAGCTGAAGGAACGAATCCTCTAGAAGTACAATATGATGTGCAAACAGGTGATTTTGCAACAGCTAAGACAGCCATGATTCATCAAGGAAACTGGGCATATGTTATGTTTACTGATTATAATGTTGATTTTGAAATGGGTATCTTACCCATGCCAGTAAAAGGCAATGATAAGATTAGCGTTGGTATTCCTAACTCATGGGGTGTGAATGCAGGTGCTTCAGATGAAGAAATTGAGGCAGGGCTTGCTTTCCTTAACTGGTTATTTACAAGTGAAGAAGGTATTTCTTATATTATAGACGCGTTTGGTTTTATTCCAGCGATGACCAATATGAAGACAGATTCACTTGATCCATTAGGTAAAGATGTGGCTCATTATACCGCTGAAGGTAAAACATTACCTTGGATGTTTAGCTTATGGCCAGATGGTGTCATTAACAATGACTTCTTCCCAGCAACTCAGAAGTTCTTTTCCGATAAGGACATGACAGGCAGTGAGCTGTTAAACATGTTAGATGCAGCTTGGGAAAAAGCAGCACAATAA
- a CDS encoding glycoside hydrolase family 65 protein produces the protein MHNIDVWGIKEDALDPNNYPLHETLFALGNGYIGTRGNFEEGTSFGGHDGTFINGFYDYYDLTYGEKYNGYPHRSHAMLNVTDGKRTAIFIQGEKLDLATGTIDDYERHINFREGILIRSFKWTSSKGYTVAYRSERLLSLDNKHLMLNKLTLTPLNFDGDITLVSSLDGDVTNITKADDPRIGVEFQGDELRVVKTQITHELGELVSKTKSSELGLITLMKHRLIYDGQIQRTLEQKDKFIAHHYTLAATNNKAITLEKYVTYHTYENTQHEQMDSASKKCIEEAYNLGYHAYVVKQKAYLHSFWEHADVEIKGDDATLQGIRFNMFHLLQSVGRDGYTNIAAKGLTGEGYEGHYFWDTEIYILPFFIYTNPNIAKKLVEYRYHLLDAARKRREDMQYKKGALYPWRTINGEECSAYYPAGTAQYHINADIAYTVCKYVEATNDEAFLVEAGLEMLIETARLWLQIGHYNDQEAFHICCVTGPDEYTAVVNNNVYTNLMAAHNLRNAYEAAKQIEKKYPKEYQALVDKIGLDSQELQDFDKASKKMYVPYDHKRKLYPQDDSFFQKPLWDFERSKDKRPILMHYHPLNIYRAQVCKQADLILLEFLLGHQFDQEQKKRDYDYYEKITTHDSSLSTCIFSIMANELGYYDKGYDYFIHSARTDIDDMHHNTTAGVHTANMAGTWLSIVFGFGGMREVDGELHFNAHLPQQWDSYSFHITFKDRRIRVKVDGDGVHFVLLEGEPLKVYDKGEALVISK, from the coding sequence ATGCATAACATAGATGTCTGGGGGATTAAGGAAGATGCTTTAGACCCCAACAACTATCCGTTACATGAGACCTTATTTGCCCTAGGTAACGGGTATATTGGAACAAGAGGCAATTTCGAGGAAGGTACGTCATTTGGTGGTCATGATGGCACGTTTATCAATGGTTTTTATGATTATTATGATTTAACCTATGGTGAAAAGTACAACGGGTACCCTCATCGAAGTCATGCCATGCTCAATGTAACAGATGGTAAACGAACGGCTATCTTCATCCAAGGTGAAAAACTGGATTTGGCCACAGGTACCATTGACGATTATGAACGCCATATTAACTTTAGGGAAGGGATACTTATACGTTCATTTAAGTGGACTTCCTCTAAAGGGTATACGGTGGCGTACCGTAGTGAAAGGTTGCTGAGTTTGGATAACAAGCACCTGATGTTAAATAAACTCACCTTAACACCTCTTAACTTTGACGGCGATATCACATTGGTTTCATCTTTAGATGGTGACGTAACCAATATTACCAAAGCTGACGACCCAAGAATTGGCGTAGAGTTTCAGGGCGATGAACTAAGGGTCGTTAAAACGCAGATTACCCATGAGCTAGGTGAACTTGTTTCAAAAACAAAATCATCTGAACTTGGATTAATCACTTTAATGAAGCATCGTTTGATATATGATGGGCAGATACAACGTACCCTAGAGCAAAAAGATAAGTTCATTGCACATCACTATACCCTAGCAGCCACAAACAACAAGGCAATCACCTTGGAAAAATATGTCACCTATCATACTTACGAGAATACTCAACATGAACAGATGGATAGTGCATCAAAAAAGTGTATAGAAGAAGCTTACAACCTAGGTTACCATGCCTATGTTGTGAAGCAAAAAGCGTATCTCCATTCATTTTGGGAGCATGCAGATGTTGAAATTAAAGGTGATGATGCCACATTACAAGGTATACGGTTTAACATGTTTCATTTGCTGCAATCCGTTGGTCGTGATGGTTATACCAACATAGCGGCAAAAGGCTTGACAGGAGAAGGCTATGAAGGGCATTATTTCTGGGATACGGAGATCTACATACTGCCTTTCTTTATCTACACCAACCCGAATATAGCCAAAAAACTGGTGGAATACCGATACCATCTATTAGATGCAGCTAGAAAAAGACGTGAAGACATGCAATATAAAAAAGGTGCTTTATACCCATGGCGTACCATTAATGGTGAGGAATGTTCAGCGTATTATCCAGCAGGTACAGCTCAATACCATATTAATGCGGATATTGCATATACCGTCTGTAAGTATGTGGAAGCAACCAATGATGAAGCTTTTCTTGTGGAAGCAGGGCTTGAGATGCTGATTGAGACAGCAAGATTATGGTTACAGATTGGACATTACAATGACCAAGAAGCATTTCATATATGTTGTGTAACAGGACCAGATGAATACACAGCAGTGGTTAATAACAATGTCTATACCAATCTCATGGCAGCACATAACCTTAGGAATGCTTATGAAGCTGCTAAGCAGATCGAGAAAAAGTACCCTAAAGAGTATCAAGCATTAGTGGATAAGATTGGTTTAGACTCACAAGAATTACAAGATTTTGATAAAGCTTCTAAGAAGATGTATGTACCCTATGACCACAAGCGTAAATTGTACCCACAGGATGATAGTTTTTTCCAAAAACCACTTTGGGATTTTGAAAGAAGCAAAGATAAACGACCAATTCTTATGCATTATCATCCTTTGAATATTTATCGTGCTCAGGTTTGTAAACAGGCTGATTTAATTCTTCTTGAATTTTTATTAGGTCATCAGTTTGATCAGGAACAGAAGAAACGCGATTATGATTACTACGAAAAGATTACAACCCATGATTCTTCATTATCCACATGTATTTTCAGTATCATGGCTAATGAGTTAGGTTATTATGATAAAGGGTATGATTATTTTATCCATTCAGCCAGGACAGATATTGATGACATGCATCATAATACAACAGCAGGTGTGCATACTGCGAATATGGCAGGTACATGGTTGTCGATAGTTTTTGGTTTTGGTGGCATGCGTGAAGTAGATGGGGAGTTGCATTTTAATGCTCATTTACCACAACAGTGGGATAGTTACAGTTTTCATATTACTTTTAAGGATAGAAGGATTAGGGTTAAGGTGGATGGTGATGGGGTTCATTTTGTGTTGTTAGAGGGTGAGCCGTTAAAGGTTTATGATAAGGGGGAAGCGTTGGTTATAAGTAAGTAG
- a CDS encoding rhodanese-like domain-containing protein, whose translation MKKFNKLIALLLMVVMVLAIAGCGSKKDDSASSMDLTQGSDTSDASKEEPSDDDAQKEEQPAFSIDDGVTAYFANMPKHIYKIGQQDFIDKVKAGDDMVVVDIRTAEDYKKGHVKGSYSAPWGPAIAENITKIAQDKEVFIYCYSGQTAGQAVMTLNLAGINARSVNLGFNFGISKVEGYEAVIEETEHAFGSETYDVPQEVQDALTAYYNGLADVKETTFKNYKVSEDNLKAMIDNQEDFYLLSIRKADHFAEGHIEGAKNIPWGAGMEKEFASLPKDKPIVVYCYTGQTAGQTVAGLRLLGYDAVSLNGGIGMEANAPLGWINKGYETVGGVVKAGVNAHFANMPKHIYKISQQDFVDKVKAGDDMVVVDIRTAEDYKKGHVKDAYSAPWGPAIAENITKIAQDKEVFIYCYSGQTAGQAVMTLNLAGINARSVNLGFNFGISKVEGYEEVIEETEHAFGSETYDVPQEVQDALTAYYNGLADVKETTFKNYKVSEDNLKAMIDNGEDFYLLSIRKADHFAEGHIKGANNIPWGAGMEKEFASLPKDKTIVVYCYTGQTAGQTVAGLRLLGYDAVSLNGGIGMEANAPLGWLNKGYEVVK comes from the coding sequence ATGAAAAAATTCAACAAGTTAATAGCATTACTATTAATGGTTGTAATGGTATTAGCCATTGCAGGTTGTGGTTCTAAAAAAGACGATTCAGCAAGCTCAATGGATTTGACACAAGGCTCAGATACGTCAGATGCATCAAAAGAAGAACCAAGTGATGATGATGCTCAAAAAGAAGAACAACCAGCTTTTTCCATAGATGATGGTGTGACAGCTTATTTTGCAAACATGCCTAAACACATCTATAAAATTGGCCAACAAGATTTTATTGATAAAGTAAAAGCCGGCGATGACATGGTTGTTGTGGATATTCGTACAGCAGAAGATTATAAAAAGGGTCATGTGAAAGGCTCTTATAGTGCACCTTGGGGACCAGCCATTGCAGAGAACATCACCAAAATAGCCCAAGACAAAGAAGTATTCATTTACTGTTATTCCGGTCAAACAGCAGGGCAAGCAGTGATGACTCTTAACTTAGCAGGTATCAATGCAAGAAGTGTGAACTTAGGTTTTAACTTTGGTATATCAAAAGTTGAAGGTTATGAAGCAGTGATTGAAGAGACAGAACACGCATTTGGTTCAGAAACATATGATGTGCCGCAAGAAGTACAAGATGCTTTAACCGCATACTATAATGGTTTAGCAGATGTAAAGGAAACCACATTCAAAAACTATAAAGTATCGGAAGATAACTTAAAGGCTATGATCGATAATCAAGAAGACTTCTACTTATTATCCATTAGAAAAGCAGACCACTTTGCTGAAGGGCACATTGAAGGTGCTAAGAATATCCCTTGGGGAGCGGGCATGGAAAAAGAATTTGCCAGCCTTCCAAAAGATAAACCAATCGTGGTTTACTGTTATACAGGTCAAACAGCAGGGCAAACAGTAGCAGGACTTCGTTTATTAGGCTATGATGCAGTTTCATTAAACGGTGGCATCGGTATGGAAGCTAATGCACCTCTTGGATGGATTAACAAAGGTTATGAAACTGTAGGTGGTGTGGTTAAAGCAGGTGTTAATGCTCATTTTGCAAACATGCCAAAGCATATTTATAAAATTAGTCAACAAGATTTTGTGGATAAAGTAAAAGCTGGTGACGATATGGTTGTTGTGGATATCCGTACAGCAGAAGACTATAAAAAAGGGCATGTAAAAGACGCTTATAGCGCACCTTGGGGACCAGCCATTGCAGAGAACATTACCAAAATAGCCCAAGACAAAGAAGTATTTATTTACTGTTATTCCGGTCAAACAGCGGGGCAAGCAGTGATGACCCTTAACTTAGCAGGTATCAATGCAAGAAGCGTGAACTTAGGTTTTAACTTTGGTATATCAAAAGTTGAAGGTTATGAAGAAGTGATTGAAGAGACAGAACACGCATTTGGTTCAGAAACCTATGATGTACCGCAAGAAGTACAAGATGCTTTAACGGCATACTATAATGGTTTAGCAGATGTAAAAGAAACCACATTCAAAAACTATAAAGTATCCGAAGATAACTTAAAGGCCATGATCGATAATGGGGAAGACTTCTACTTGTTATCCATTAGAAAAGCCGACCACTTTGCTGAAGGACACATTAAAGGTGCGAACAATATTCCTTGGGGAGCAGGCATGGAAAAAGAATTTGCCAGCCTTCCTAAAGATAAGACAATCGTGGTTTACTGTTATACAGGTCAAACAGCAGGTCAAACAGTAGCAGGACTTCGTTTATTAGGTTATGATGCGGTTTCATTAAACGGTGGTATTGGCATGGAAGCCAACGCACCTCTTGGATGGCTTAATAAAGGTTATGAAGTTGTAAAATAG